Within the Pan troglodytes isolate AG18354 chromosome 2, NHGRI_mPanTro3-v2.0_pri, whole genome shotgun sequence genome, the region CGTGCCCTTTGCTTCCTTCCAGGAGCTTGGGCCCCTGCCGCAGCCCGGTAGAGGCTGTGGAGGTCTACCGTCCGGAAGCCTGGTTCCCAGCCCCGTGGCCCATTCCTGGCTACGGGGAGTGGAGGCTCCCACGAGGTAGCGGTGGCCTGCAGCGGCCCCCTCACCGCAGTGAAGCATGGGCCAGAAGCTCTCGGGGAGCCTCAAGTCGGTGGAGGTGCGAGAGCCGGCGCTGCGGCCGGCCAAGCGGGAGCTGCGGGGTGCAGAGCCCGGGCGGCCGGCGCGGCTGGACCAGCTGTTGGACATGCCAGCGGCGGGGCTGGCTGTGCAGCTGCGGCACGCGTGGAACCCCGAGGACCGCTCGCTCAACGTCTTCGTCAAGGACGACGACCGGCTCACCTTCCACCGGCACCCCGTGGCCCAGAGCACCGACGGCATCCGCGGCAAGGTGGGCCACGCCCGCGGCCTGCACGCCTGGCAGATCAACTGGCCGGCTCGGCAGCGCGGCACCCACGCTGTAGTTGGTGTGGCCACTGCCCGTGCTCCCCTGCACTCCGTGGGCTACACGGCGCTGGTAGGCAGTGACGCCGAGTCGTGGGGCTGGGACCTGGGCCGCAGCCGCCTCTACCACGACGGCAAGAACCAGCCCGGCGTGGCCTACCCGGCCTTCCTGGGGCCCGACGAGGCCTTTGCGCTGCCCGACTCGCTGCTCGTGGTGCTGGACATGGATGAGGGCACACTCAGCTTCATCGTGGATGGCCAGTACCTGGGCGTGGCCTTCCGAGGTCTCAAGGGCAAGAAGCTGTACCCGGTGGTGAGTGCCGTGTGGGGCCACTGTGAAGTCACCATGCGCTACATCAACGGCCTTGACCGTAAGTTGTGCTGGGCTGGGGGGCAGGGCTTTCAGAGGCTGCCAGGCCCTAGGGAAGCTGGGCAGGCCACACCTCCATCGCCAGTTGGGAGGACCCTGCAGTGTGGAGGAATGGTCAGGACCTGGGTTTCAATCCTGACTCTCTGCTGGCTTGGTGATTTGGGGCTGTGCCTTAGTTCTCCCATCGGCAAAAGCATCACGATGATAGTAATCTAACTCACAGTTGTAACGATCAAATAAAGTAATAGTAATCTAGCTCACAGTTGTGAAGATCTAGATAACGTGTGAAGTGCTCAGAACAGTGGCTGGCACCCAACAGGGGCTTTGAGTGTTGATGCCAATTACCAATCTTCCAGTCTGTACAAAGGTTGTACCAAATGACCCAAGCTAGTCACAATGGGAAGACAGTGACAAGTCCCCAGTCCCTGCACTTAAATGCCATGTACTCAAGTTATTGATAAGTAATAAGTACTGATAACCGTCCTTTATTGGCCATCTACTGTGTTTGAGAGGCTGAATACCCCAATTCCAGCGCTTACGGGCCAACTATTAAAGGGGACAGCTGCCTCTCATCTCCAGTCGACTGTCATCGCACGGGAATGAAAACCCTGGGTTATGGAATCTTGTGACTTTTTCCAAGAGAGCCCAGAAATCTAGCTTGTGTGAACTGTTCCAATTTTTAAGGTTGACAGCTGCTGAAAACTCTATATGGGCAAACAAAATACCCTTGCAGGCTACAAACCAGCCCACACGCTGCTGGGGTTGACCCCTGACAACTCTATGGCTTCCTCTCATTTAATATACACAACCATCCGGCAAGATAAAAAGTGTAGGAATAAAGACGGTTATTGGTTTTGGGAGGGAGTCACTCAGGGAGACAGGGTGGCCTCTGGACAGAGGCATACGTGGCTGCCTGTCCTGAGTTGAATCCCAGCTGAGGGGCCAGGAGCCAGGCACTTGTGGGCTTGCACACTCCCCAACATCAGCCCACTAGCACCCATCCAGACTTCCTGCCACATCCCAATGAAGCTCTCAGAGGCGGTGCTGAAAGCTAGAATTTCCAGTTTATTCATTCTAAATAAGAGATGTAATTACCAGCCCCTGAGGCAGATCCTCCTTTTAGAAATAAGAGAACTTAAGAGCAGAGCTACAGAGAGCCAGAATCAGGGTTCCCCCCAGTTCTGATGGCCCTGAAGTCCACTCTTTTCCTATGTTCTCCCCTTTAGATGAGGGACTGAGAGTAACACTCCAGAAAAGAGTAACACTTCTCCAGAAAAGAAGTCAAGGACAAGATTTTACTCAAGCAAAATTTACATTTACTGGAGCACAGGAAGGGGACATTTGATGGTTTCCAAGGGTGGCAGGCTAATGGAAAAGTGGCTGCTGGTATGCTCAGCACTCTGGCATAATTGTCGACGTTCTTgctcatattttatttccatggTTGTTGCCTACAATTGCCATTGAATGGCAAAATGTtgttccattttctctgtttAATGGGTTAAATCTAGGAACTGATGATTATGTCCCTGAGAAGGGCTAATTTAGTCATCACAGTGCCTTGTGGAAAGTGTCTGGAGCCTTCTGAGACATAGTGACCAGGCAAATCCCAGTGGTGAGAAAACcaacagaaacaacaaacaaTCTTTATTTAATGGAATTGGAAAATTTATTTGCTGGAATTAATCACTGGACTAGAAGAGCGGCCTTGGTGTACCAAGGCTCTGGAGTCTGATGTGACTTATTTCCAAGTGCTCAGTGGTTTTGTGTCTTTGGTGAGTCACTCTTACTCCTTAAGACTCACTTTATTCATCTGCAGAATGGGATAGTATCAGGTCCCCTTTTTGCTGCTGTAAGCTCTTGTGTGGTAGCACCAATAATATGGTAGCTGAGATTTAAGGCCTGACATTGACACCCAGCGGGAGCTACCAGAGCCAAGAGTTATACTCCTGTTGTAGGCTTCCTCTTGGCTATTAATTCACTTGGGCTTTATTGGTTGCCTGGTTTTTCAGGTACAAAGCCAAGGTGCTAACAGGGTTGCAGCCTGTGGGGCCATGCATATTGGAATCAGGAGCAGGGACCTACCTCATGGAGATTGGGTGAGGAAAGGCAGTTATGTTTGGGGTATTTTAAGCTTGTGGGTCCTTCAGGTGGTTGAACAAGTTTGGTGGAACTAAAATGTGAAGTGTTCTAACCTCCTCCTTACTGGCAGTGATTTTTCAGGTTAGCTGAATCTGGAATACTGAATCTAGGAGGCAAGAGAGGCCAGATGTCATGGGATGCAAGCCTGGGGCATCTTCCATTCAGTGATAGGGTTGGCTTATCTGCTATGGCACTAGCC harbors:
- the SPSB4 gene encoding SPRY domain-containing SOCS box protein 4, coding for MGQKLSGSLKSVEVREPALRPAKRELRGAEPGRPARLDQLLDMPAAGLAVQLRHAWNPEDRSLNVFVKDDDRLTFHRHPVAQSTDGIRGKVGHARGLHAWQINWPARQRGTHAVVGVATARAPLHSVGYTALVGSDAESWGWDLGRSRLYHDGKNQPGVAYPAFLGPDEAFALPDSLLVVLDMDEGTLSFIVDGQYLGVAFRGLKGKKLYPVVSAVWGHCEVTMRYINGLDPEPLPLMDLCRRSIRSALGRQRLQDISSLPLPQSLKNYLQYQ